A window from bacterium encodes these proteins:
- a CDS encoding alpha/beta hydrolase, whose product MFTEKYGSDLSQEGDFFIPDGKPLALFCLFHGGFWLMPYGRDQMTAVAQKLVQKGFAVWNVGYRRIGEKGGAWPGTFEDAVASINHVHHLFKTYRIPNDTKVVLIGHSAGGQLAIWAGKQNELDKPIHTALQIKSDLIVGLAPAIDLVKTFEERLGNQSVLHLLKGTPDEIPERYALYDPMQFTPIRIPQLVIHGKDDDVLSVQWSRNYVERMQSAGTSIELIEIAGGGHMDFIDPNSSAITAMTDFMIKRYSK is encoded by the coding sequence ATGTTTACTGAAAAATACGGTTCAGATCTCTCGCAGGAAGGCGATTTTTTTATTCCGGATGGAAAACCTCTGGCTCTTTTTTGTTTATTTCACGGCGGATTTTGGCTCATGCCGTACGGCCGTGATCAAATGACGGCAGTGGCGCAAAAACTGGTTCAAAAGGGTTTCGCCGTTTGGAATGTCGGTTACAGGAGGATCGGTGAGAAAGGAGGTGCGTGGCCGGGAACATTTGAAGACGCTGTCGCGTCAATTAATCACGTTCATCATCTTTTCAAGACTTATCGCATTCCAAATGATACAAAAGTTGTTTTGATCGGCCACTCGGCGGGCGGCCAACTGGCTATTTGGGCCGGAAAACAAAATGAACTCGATAAACCCATACACACAGCGTTGCAAATTAAGTCCGACTTGATCGTCGGACTAGCTCCGGCTATCGATCTGGTAAAAACATTTGAAGAACGATTGGGCAATCAATCCGTACTTCATCTCCTCAAAGGTACGCCTGACGAAATACCTGAACGGTATGCATTGTACGATCCTATGCAATTCACTCCCATTAGAATTCCTCAACTGGTCATTCATGGAAAAGACGATGATGTGCTATCGGTACAATGGTCACGCAATTATGTTGAACGCATGCAATCAGCCGGAACGAGCATCGAATTGATTGAAATCGCTGGTGGCGGCCACATGGATTTTATTGATCCAAATAGTTCGGCAATCACGGCTATGACGGATTTTATGATCAAACGGTATTCGAAGTAA
- a CDS encoding GNAT family N-acetyltransferase, which produces MNEQLYVIRNARPEEFKTVGDLMVWVYSQLEGFPKQNEQPDYYKMLANIGELTKKPHTELIVAVSSEGKIAGGVVYFSDMQVYGSGGTATKEKNASGFRLLAVDPDVRGHGIGKLLTLECIRKAKEHNNSQVIIHSTKAMQVAWKMYEKLGFKRSEDLDFMQVNLPVFGFRLILE; this is translated from the coding sequence ATGAACGAGCAATTATACGTCATTCGCAATGCCCGGCCTGAAGAGTTTAAAACTGTCGGCGATCTTATGGTTTGGGTATATTCACAATTGGAAGGATTTCCAAAACAAAACGAACAGCCTGACTATTATAAAATGCTGGCTAATATCGGCGAATTAACCAAAAAACCTCACACCGAACTTATAGTCGCTGTTTCCTCTGAAGGGAAAATTGCCGGAGGTGTTGTCTATTTTAGCGATATGCAGGTTTACGGTTCCGGTGGAACGGCCACCAAAGAAAAGAACGCTTCAGGGTTCCGGTTACTCGCCGTTGATCCTGACGTGAGAGGGCATGGCATCGGCAAATTACTGACGCTGGAATGTATTCGAAAAGCAAAGGAACATAATAACAGTCAGGTTATCATTCACTCCACCAAAGCAATGCAGGTGGCGTGGAAAATGTACGAGAAACTCGGCTTCAAACGATCCGAAGATCTGGATTTTATGCAAGTCAACCTTCCTGTGTTTGGATTCAGGTTGATACTTGAATAA
- a CDS encoding bifunctional helix-turn-helix transcriptional regulator/GNAT family N-acetyltransferase, which yields MKNVIEKLGFLAGGSRFRRIYEKMQADGDKAYKEAGLNFKSSWFPVYYVLSKSLQPQTVMEITDQIAFSHITVKNIVQELEQEGLIKITPNPGDKRSKLIVLSKKGLALLENLKPIWLSFAVALKKILTLGHPDIINILHRIDTELRSQPLNERLRHPNKESVVIIDYKPSLKKYLYELAGYWLIGYLKGKLEDDENFSLQNPDVAYLQQGGFLFYARYQEKFIGCVALKRLDESAFELIHLCVDPKFQSLGVATKLIDRCISRCKENDIKELWLQTDSGMPQANKIFYKFGFTERKAPPYLRLLERTEKVLRLEL from the coding sequence ATGAAAAACGTTATTGAAAAACTCGGCTTTCTTGCCGGCGGATCACGGTTTCGAAGAATTTACGAAAAAATGCAAGCCGATGGCGACAAAGCTTACAAAGAAGCTGGCTTGAATTTTAAATCGAGCTGGTTTCCTGTATATTACGTTTTGTCAAAGTCCCTCCAACCGCAGACCGTTATGGAAATTACGGACCAGATTGCTTTTTCGCACATAACAGTAAAAAATATTGTTCAGGAACTTGAACAAGAAGGACTGATCAAAATCACTCCCAACCCTGGAGACAAGCGGTCTAAGCTTATTGTGCTTAGTAAAAAGGGCCTCGCGCTTTTAGAAAATCTCAAACCGATCTGGCTGTCTTTTGCTGTTGCATTGAAAAAAATTCTGACGTTGGGACATCCGGACATCATCAACATTTTGCACCGAATCGATACGGAACTTAGAAGCCAGCCGTTGAATGAACGCCTTCGTCATCCCAATAAAGAATCTGTTGTAATTATCGATTACAAGCCAAGCCTGAAAAAATATTTGTACGAACTTGCCGGATACTGGCTGATCGGGTATCTGAAAGGGAAACTCGAAGACGATGAAAATTTTTCACTGCAAAACCCGGACGTCGCTTACCTTCAACAAGGCGGGTTTTTATTTTACGCGCGGTATCAAGAAAAATTCATTGGTTGTGTCGCACTGAAAAGACTGGATGAATCTGCCTTTGAATTGATTCACCTCTGCGTTGACCCCAAATTTCAAAGTCTCGGCGTTGCCACGAAATTGATCGACCGTTGCATTAGCCGGTGCAAAGAAAATGACATCAAAGAGCTCTGGCTTCAAACGGATTCCGGTATGCCTCAAGCCAATAAAATTTTTTACAAATTCGGTTTTACTGAACGGAAAGCACCACCTTATCTGAGGCTTTTGGAGCGAACTGAAAAAGTATTGAGGCTCGAATTATGA
- a CDS encoding SDR family oxidoreductase, whose product MEPIKNKIVMITGASAGIGEATARLFAESGAKVILIARRKERLFQLSENLKKQFKTESLSLVLDVTNHEEVKKAIGSLKNGWEAIDILINNAGLGKGLDKIHEARPEHWEQMIDTNIKGLLYVSRAVIPGMVARKRGHIINLGSVAGHEVYPGGNVYCATKHAVAALNKGMLMDLVDTPVRVSSIDPGLVETEFSMVRFDGDAERAKKVYDNIRALTSDDIAEIILFAATRPAHVNINEVIVMPTQQASATIVSRSGK is encoded by the coding sequence TTGGAACCGATCAAAAATAAAATTGTGATGATTACAGGAGCCAGCGCAGGAATCGGAGAAGCAACGGCCCGTTTATTTGCCGAAAGCGGAGCTAAAGTTATTTTAATTGCTCGCCGGAAAGAAAGATTATTTCAACTTTCCGAAAATTTAAAAAAACAATTTAAAACCGAATCCTTATCGCTTGTTTTAGACGTAACCAATCATGAAGAAGTTAAAAAAGCCATAGGTAGTCTGAAAAACGGGTGGGAAGCCATCGACATTTTAATTAATAATGCTGGCTTGGGAAAGGGATTGGACAAAATACATGAAGCAAGACCGGAACACTGGGAGCAAATGATTGATACGAATATCAAAGGCCTGTTATACGTCAGTCGTGCTGTGATACCCGGCATGGTTGCACGGAAACGCGGACATATTATTAATCTTGGTTCGGTCGCCGGCCATGAAGTATATCCCGGCGGTAATGTATATTGTGCCACCAAACACGCAGTAGCAGCGCTCAATAAAGGAATGTTGATGGATCTTGTTGATACGCCGGTACGTGTAAGCAGTATCGATCCGGGACTGGTCGAAACGGAGTTCAGCATGGTTCGATTCGACGGCGACGCCGAACGCGCCAAAAAAGTGTACGACAATATTCGAGCGCTGACGTCGGATGATATTGCTGAAATTATCTTGTTCGCTGCGACCCGCCCCGCTCATGTCAATATCAATGAAGTTATCGTAATGCCGACACAACAAGCCTCAGCTACAATCGTGAGCCGGTCGGGGAAGTAA
- the amrS gene encoding AmmeMemoRadiSam system radical SAM enzyme: protein MIEAKFYRAEKDYLVCELCPRTCKIKNGEEGDCWGYKNVDGKLYATHYGRVVTATYDPMEKKPFYHYYPNSTILSIAPNGCNLRCQFCQNHDIAFEKKETKEISLQTILDYSGKSHSIGVAYTFTEPLIWWEFLMDSTRKLKGIGQKNILVSNGYINEKPFSEIIPYMDAINISVKSMRQDFYDRYVEAQLDVILNSVKIAFRETHLELTYLLVTGKTDSDQEIGDFVDFVAGISKDIPVHFKRFFPHYKMTDTAMTPNETMVKAYKIANQKLNYIYLADTDIDGVSDTFCPNCKRLIIKRRDYQSNLGGLRGMNCKFCGHKINIKF from the coding sequence ATGATCGAAGCAAAATTTTATCGCGCTGAAAAAGATTATTTAGTGTGTGAGCTATGCCCCCGCACTTGTAAGATCAAAAACGGAGAAGAAGGCGATTGTTGGGGGTACAAGAACGTCGACGGAAAATTATACGCGACTCATTATGGGCGAGTCGTAACGGCGACATACGATCCGATGGAAAAAAAGCCGTTTTATCATTACTATCCGAATTCGACAATTTTATCCATTGCACCTAACGGCTGTAATTTACGGTGTCAATTCTGCCAGAATCATGACATCGCGTTTGAAAAAAAGGAAACCAAAGAAATTTCACTTCAAACGATCCTTGATTATTCCGGTAAAAGTCATTCCATCGGTGTGGCGTATACGTTTACTGAACCGTTGATTTGGTGGGAATTTCTGATGGATTCAACGCGGAAACTCAAAGGTATCGGTCAAAAAAATATTCTCGTGTCGAACGGATATATCAACGAAAAGCCTTTCAGTGAAATCATTCCGTATATGGACGCGATCAATATCAGCGTCAAATCCATGCGCCAGGATTTTTACGACCGTTATGTCGAAGCGCAATTAGACGTGATTCTTAATTCCGTTAAAATTGCTTTTAGAGAAACACATCTTGAATTGACTTATTTGCTTGTTACGGGTAAGACGGACAGCGATCAGGAGATTGGGGATTTTGTGGATTTTGTAGCAGGCATCAGCAAAGATATTCCCGTACACTTTAAACGTTTTTTCCCGCACTATAAAATGACCGATACTGCCATGACGCCTAATGAAACGATGGTGAAAGCATACAAAATTGCCAATCAAAAGCTGAATTACATTTATCTGGCGGATACGGATATCGACGGTGTATCGGATACGTTTTGTCCTAACTGCAAACGGCTGATCATCAAACGCCGCGATTATCAGTCCAATCTCGGCGGCCTTCGCGGCATGAATTGTAAGTTTTGCGGTCATAAGATCAATATAAAATTCTGA
- a CDS encoding DNRLRE domain-containing protein, which translates to MKIGNGSFLFFFKRAGWAVILTLFMACDDAPSDVGLEGFDRDGATGEIKKDTLYVDDITNYTSFMDSISTVGTNRLYLGSVDNYDFRIMMRFFFTSVDDSIRVTSAALEFVSSASYGSGGSFQATVHSITRDWSASDIKWDRFQEGRDYGASFAQSTIVNTNSAGTLFSIPFPIDTVQNWVYASTDTNRHNYGLMIDFPEGSAGFAQQFYSGQSLESADIDNPESSTAPRLTFVYQKIDRKSGNVTVDTIFVSPVIKTLDNGNSYSGGIHGYLYRDRSPQPSDVLTLGNGVVYHPMLRFDVGKIPATATISNAVLVMRTDPIGNYRYTAGDSLEVQMTRVESAPDEWVPGSIEINAGDYNILSGSSTFRNRLTDNLNNDTIRLDITLQFQRWVAEPENNFGLQLINEDEFKGDFSRIYRTRIYYNSIDRENSPKIVIYYTLPPKL; encoded by the coding sequence TTGAAAATAGGTAATGGATCGTTCTTGTTTTTTTTCAAACGCGCAGGGTGGGCGGTGATACTAACATTATTCATGGCATGCGATGATGCTCCGTCAGACGTCGGTTTGGAAGGTTTCGACCGTGATGGCGCAACCGGCGAAATCAAAAAAGATACGTTGTACGTCGACGATATTACGAATTATACTTCGTTCATGGATTCTATTTCCACGGTGGGAACCAATCGCCTCTATCTTGGTTCAGTCGACAATTATGATTTTCGAATCATGATGCGTTTTTTCTTTACGAGTGTGGATGACAGCATTCGCGTGACGTCCGCTGCGTTGGAATTTGTGAGTTCGGCCTCGTACGGTTCCGGCGGTTCATTTCAAGCCACTGTTCATTCGATTACCCGTGACTGGTCGGCATCGGATATCAAGTGGGACCGGTTTCAAGAAGGGCGCGATTACGGTGCATCGTTTGCACAATCAACAATTGTAAATACGAATTCTGCTGGAACATTATTTTCAATACCTTTTCCTATCGACACGGTTCAAAATTGGGTGTACGCGTCGACAGATACCAATCGGCATAATTATGGCCTTATGATCGATTTTCCCGAAGGGAGCGCGGGTTTTGCACAGCAATTTTACAGCGGTCAATCGCTTGAATCTGCGGATATTGACAATCCTGAAAGCAGCACAGCGCCGCGTTTAACTTTTGTCTATCAGAAAATTGATCGTAAAAGTGGTAACGTGACAGTTGATACGATATTTGTCTCACCGGTCATTAAAACACTTGATAATGGCAATAGCTATTCGGGCGGAATTCATGGATATTTATACCGTGATCGCAGCCCGCAGCCATCGGATGTTTTGACGCTTGGTAACGGAGTGGTGTACCATCCGATGTTGAGATTTGATGTCGGGAAAATTCCGGCAACGGCTACGATCAGTAATGCCGTTTTGGTTATGAGAACGGATCCTATCGGAAATTACCGGTATACGGCAGGCGATTCGCTTGAAGTCCAAATGACGCGCGTCGAATCCGCTCCAGATGAATGGGTGCCAGGGAGTATTGAAATCAATGCTGGCGATTATAATATTTTATCTGGTAGCAGCACTTTTAGAAACAGACTGACGGATAATCTGAATAACGACACAATCCGTCTAGACATTACTCTACAATTTCAACGATGGGTGGCTGAACCGGAAAATAATTTTGGTCTGCAGTTGATCAATGAAGATGAATTCAAAGGCGATTTCAGCCGGATTTACCGAACGCGAATTTATTATAATTCCATCGATAGAGAAAATTCGCCGAAAATCGTCATATATTACACATTGCCTCCGAAACTCTAA